ACGATTTTAGCTGTTTCACATGATCGTTATTTTTTAAATAAGTTATTTGAAAAGACGTATTGGATTGATGAGCATAAATTATTTGAGTTTGCAGGGAACTACGCATGGGCTCGTCAAAAGTGGGAAGAAAAGCTCGAGAAACAAGTAATAAAGCAGCAACGCCAAGGAAGAAAAAGTGTTGAAACGGTTCCTGTAAAAGAGAAAGAAGCTAGGAATCTTGAAGAGATTGAAAATGAGTTAATGCATGTAGAAGAAGATATATATGCAATAGAATGTGGAATGGAACATGTAGCTGATGTTGAAAAACTTGAAAAATTATATGAGGAAAAAACGAAGAAAGAGTTGTTACGAGCAGATTTATATAATGAATTAGAGAATATTGTGGAGTAATGAGTAGAAAGCCACTTCCTTTCAATTTTGCTGGAGGAAGTGGCTTTCTTCATAATGATATTTTGCTTTAAAGGTTAAATGAAGCGATGTGTTTCACGTGAAACAGTAACTTAGATAAATCCGTGTTCCTCAATTTGCATAGTTTGTGAAACATATGAAAATAATAAGGTGAAAAATAAATGTCATTAGTGGTTTTTGGATAGGAGTAATTACAAAAACAAAGGCTAATTATTTCCCGAGAGATAAAGTGAGGGCTTTTACAGGCACCCCGACCCTGACCTAACTTCTTTTGCTTTCACTGAATTTTGAGGTGGGGGTCTTACTGCCCGGCAAATAGCGGGATAAATATTTGTAACAGAGACTAGTGAATGAAAACGAAAAGAGAGCAAAGTTACAGCTTTACGCGCTGAACTCTGCTCTCTTTTTGCGTGGCATCTTCTCTCGTTGAAATTATAATAGCGATCCCGAGCATGATAAAAAAAGCTAAAAAGAGGACGAACTTTGGGAAGAACGGGAATAGTAATAGCGCTCCGACTATCATAATTGTTAATAATACGTAGTGCAGGACGTATTGGAATAGGTTGTCCATGTTTTCGCCCCCTTTTTGGTAATTGGTTATTAGTATTCTATGTTTCATGTTGAAGGAATAGAAGTAGATTTTTAAGTTTTTTAATACGAATTATAGCTGAGTTTTCTTAAAGTATAAATGTAGAGTGATAATTTTAGAAAAATTCTAAAAATATTTATTTAGAAAGAATTGACAAAACATAATGAACGATATAAGCTAATAACCATAAAGTCTACCGGAAAGGTCGGAATAAGATTGTTACCCCTCAAAAACATCTATTTTTTTCTGATTAAAACCGACTTTTCCGATTGGCTATAAATGTGCTGTGGGAGGCATACATAAGCTAATAAGTTCAAAGGGTATAACTATTAAACAGTTAGGGTGGGGACAATGAAGAAAAAGACAAAAAAATGGGCTGGTGTATTTTCAGTATTACTGAGTAGTTCGCTTGTGTTATCTGCTTGTGGGGGACAGGAGGATACGGCTTCTACAGAACCAGTAAAAAAGCAGGATTTAAAAGACTCTAAGATTGAATCAATTCCAGCTACAGATAAAAAGAAAAGTCCAGAGAAAGCAAATCAACGAAAAGATACTTTCATTACAGCCATTTCTAAGCCAGGGGGAGTTTTCCTTCCGTATTTCCAAGATAATGGTTGGGATGGAAATGTAACGTCGGTTATTTTTGCTTCATTAGTAACAACAGACAAACAAAGTAAACCTGTTCCGGATCTTGCAGAAAAATGGGATATTTCTGCTGACCAGTTAACATATACATTCCATTTACGTAAAAATTTAAAATTTAGTGATGGGTCGCCTCTAACAGCGGATGACGTAGCATTTACATTAACACTACTTCATGATAAAGCGTATGAAGGTGGATTGGATATTGCTCAGTATGCTGTTAAAGGTGGGAAAGAATATAAAGAAGGAAAAGCAACTTCTATTGAAGGAATCCAAGTTGTTGATCCACAGACAATTAAAATTACAACTGAAAAAGTTAATTCACAGGCGCTAACGAATTTAGGTGGCCCAGTGCTATCAAAAGCTTATTATGGAAAAGATTATAAACAAAATACAAGTTTAGACTATTTAAAAGCATTATATGGGCAACCAATTGCAGCGGGTCCATATAAATTTGAAAAATATGTTCCAGGTCAAGAAGTCCGCTTTGTTGCTAACGAAAATTATTATGCAGGTAAACCAAAAATTAAAAACTTTATTTACAAAATCACATCAGGTGATACTGGATTCCAATTATTCCAAACAGGTGAACTGGACTATAGTGGGTTTAGAGCGAACCCTGAAAATATAGACCAATTAAAAGGATTAGAGTTTGCAAATATTAATCTTGAATCATCAAGTGATATTGCTTATATCTATGTAAATAATAAGAAGTCGTATTTGAAGGATAAGAAGGTACGTCAAGCACTTACTTATGGATTAGACCGTAAGAAGTATGTGGATACAGCTTTACAAGGCTATGGCTCTGTCGCTAACGTACCAATTGCTCCAGTTTCATGGGCATATACAGAAGAAGGTATTAATAAATATCCGCATGACGTAGAAAAGGCTAAAAAATTATTGGATGAGGCTGGTTGGAAAGTAGGTTCTGACGGGGTTCGTGAAAAAGATGGTCAAAAATTAAAATTAACATACTACGCATCAAATACAGGTAAAACAAATGATATCTTTATTCCGATTGCAAAAGAAAGTTACAAAGAAATTGGTGTTGAATTAAATCCAGAGTTGATGGACTTTAATACAATGCTTTCAAAAGTAGGAAAAGGTGACTACGATTTAGCGGCAGTTTCAACACCAGGAATTAGTGATCCAAGTGAAGTTGTAAGTGAGTACTTATCAACTAATCCAAAAAGTGATACGGGTTATAATAATCCGAAAGTAGATGATTTGATTGTAAAAGGTATAGGAACGACAGATATTGAAAAACGTAAAGCGATTTATAAAGAGCTGTATAAAGAGTTAAGTGATGATCCACCAGTTATTTTATTAAACTATCGTAAACTACTTTATGCTCATAATGCACGTATAAAAGGAATTGATCCAGAAAAGTACGATAGCATCAGTTCCAACTTACCAGTGTTATCTATTGAACAATAAGGGTTGACCTAAATAATAGAAGACGTTTTTTCACACAGCAATGGAATGGTAGCTGTTTTGAAAAAATGCTCTTCTATTTTTAAGTAAATAGGATTGGGGAGACAAAAGGTGAAAACATATATCATTCGTAGGTTTCTACAAATGATTCCTACATTGTTTGGTACGTCTATTATTATCTTTTTCTTATTTGCACTCTTACCGGGTGATTATATCGATTCAAATCCAAAATTAACACCAGAGAGAGCTCAAGAATTAAGAGAGTTGTACGGTTTAAATAAACCGATTATTGAAAGGTATTTTCATTGGTTAGTGAATGCTTTGCATGGTGATTTTGGATTTTCTTTACAGTATCAAGAACCGGTAACTTCATTACTTAATAAATTCATTTGGAATACATTTATTGTTGCTGCTGCAGCTTTATTTTTCACTTGGATTATTGCTCTTATTATTGGGGTTATTTCTGCAACAAAGCAGCACTCTTGGTTTGATAGATTGGTAACAATCGGTGTCTTTGCAGCAATGTCATTTCCATCATTTTTTATCGGACTATTTTTAATTAAATTATTAGCAGTTGATTTAAAGTTATTACCTATTGGTGGCATGATTGATATTGGGAGTAACTCAACAGGGATAGCATACATATTAGAAGTATTACGTCATATGATTCTACCTGTATTTATTTTAACGCTTCTTGGTGTAGGATCGTTAACACGCTATTTTAGAACTGGCATGTTGGATGTTATTAGGCAAGATTATATTCGTACTGCTCGTGCAAAAGGTTTAAAAGAAAGGACCGTTATTTATAAACATGCATTGAAAAATGCAATTTTGCCAGCAATTACATTACTCGCTTTTGAATTACCGGGTTTATTTTCAGGAGCTATTATTATTGAACAGATTTTTAATTGGCCAGGGATTGGGAGTATTCAATTAGAAGCATTAAACTTCCGTGATTATACGGTATTAATGGCCTTTACAATGTTTCTTTCTTGTTTAACAATTATGGCTAATTTCTTAGCTGATATTGTATATGCGTTTGTTGATCCAAGAATTCGATTGAAGTAAGGGGGGAAAGATATGGAGACTATTACACCCATAATAGAGAAAAAGAAAGAACGGAAAAAAAGAAATGAATCATCACCATGGCGCCAAGCGTATAAAAAAATCAAGAAAAATAAGATGGCACTGTGTGGCTTATACGTTTTAATATTTATGTTTTTATTTAGTTTTATCGGTCCAATCTTTTCACCGTATGCTGATGGGAAAGTACAAGTAACACAAATTAATAAACCACCCAGCCTGTCACATTGGCTTGGGACAGACCAGTTGGGACGGGATATTTTAACTAGACTTATGCAAGCAGGGCGTATTTCATTAACAATCGGTTTAGCGTCGATGCTACTATCCGTTATACTAGGAGCTCTATTAGGAGCAATTGCTGGTTTTTATCGAGGAGTTGTAGATCATTTAATTATGCGTGTTGCAGATGTGTTAATGTCCATTCCAGGATTACC
This genomic interval from Bacillus thuringiensis contains the following:
- a CDS encoding ABC transporter substrate-binding protein: MKKKTKKWAGVFSVLLSSSLVLSACGGQEDTASTEPVKKQDLKDSKIESIPATDKKKSPEKANQRKDTFITAISKPGGVFLPYFQDNGWDGNVTSVIFASLVTTDKQSKPVPDLAEKWDISADQLTYTFHLRKNLKFSDGSPLTADDVAFTLTLLHDKAYEGGLDIAQYAVKGGKEYKEGKATSIEGIQVVDPQTIKITTEKVNSQALTNLGGPVLSKAYYGKDYKQNTSLDYLKALYGQPIAAGPYKFEKYVPGQEVRFVANENYYAGKPKIKNFIYKITSGDTGFQLFQTGELDYSGFRANPENIDQLKGLEFANINLESSSDIAYIYVNNKKSYLKDKKVRQALTYGLDRKKYVDTALQGYGSVANVPIAPVSWAYTEEGINKYPHDVEKAKKLLDEAGWKVGSDGVREKDGQKLKLTYYASNTGKTNDIFIPIAKESYKEIGVELNPELMDFNTMLSKVGKGDYDLAAVSTPGISDPSEVVSEYLSTNPKSDTGYNNPKVDDLIVKGIGTTDIEKRKAIYKELYKELSDDPPVILLNYRKLLYAHNARIKGIDPEKYDSISSNLPVLSIEQ
- a CDS encoding ABC transporter permease, encoding MKTYIIRRFLQMIPTLFGTSIIIFFLFALLPGDYIDSNPKLTPERAQELRELYGLNKPIIERYFHWLVNALHGDFGFSLQYQEPVTSLLNKFIWNTFIVAAAALFFTWIIALIIGVISATKQHSWFDRLVTIGVFAAMSFPSFFIGLFLIKLLAVDLKLLPIGGMIDIGSNSTGIAYILEVLRHMILPVFILTLLGVGSLTRYFRTGMLDVIRQDYIRTARAKGLKERTVIYKHALKNAILPAITLLAFELPGLFSGAIIIEQIFNWPGIGSIQLEALNFRDYTVLMAFTMFLSCLTIMANFLADIVYAFVDPRIRLK